In one window of Shewanella goraebulensis DNA:
- the carA gene encoding glutamine-hydrolyzing carbamoyl-phosphate synthase small subunit has translation MEVALTQSALLVLEDGTVFSGTAIGADGLTVGEVVFNTSMTGYQEILTDPSYSRQIVTLTYPHIGNTGTNDEDTESDSVHACGLIIRDLPLLASNFRNQQSLSDYLKSNNVVGIADIDTRKLTRILREKGSQAGCIMVGDIDEAKALAAAKAFPGLKGMDLAKEVTTESTYQWRKASWRLVGGLPDETPESELKYKVVAFDYGIKRNILRMLVDRGCDVTVVPAQTSAAEVLAMNPDGIFLSNGPGDPEPCDYAITAIQEILKTDIPVFGICLGHQLLALASGAKTLKMKFGHHGANHPVSDIEKGNVMITSQNHGFAADEATLPENIKVTHKSLFDGSLQGIHLTDKPAFSFQGHPEASPGPTDASPLFDHFIELIEQFRQNAK, from the coding sequence TTGGAGGTCGCGTTGACACAGTCTGCCTTACTCGTACTCGAAGATGGAACCGTATTCTCTGGCACAGCAATTGGTGCCGATGGACTCACTGTTGGTGAAGTAGTTTTTAATACTTCAATGACAGGCTATCAAGAGATTTTAACGGATCCGTCATATTCTCGCCAGATCGTAACTTTAACTTACCCTCATATTGGTAATACCGGCACTAATGATGAAGATACAGAATCTGATTCAGTTCATGCTTGTGGTCTTATCATTCGAGACTTACCTCTATTAGCCAGCAACTTTCGTAACCAACAATCATTAAGCGATTACTTAAAATCGAATAATGTTGTGGGTATCGCGGATATTGATACACGTAAACTAACTCGTATTTTACGTGAAAAAGGTTCGCAAGCCGGCTGTATTATGGTTGGCGATATCGACGAAGCTAAAGCATTAGCGGCAGCGAAGGCATTCCCTGGTTTAAAAGGTATGGACTTAGCAAAAGAAGTCACTACCGAGTCTACTTATCAATGGCGTAAAGCTAGCTGGCGTTTAGTTGGCGGTTTACCTGATGAGACTCCTGAGTCAGAACTTAAATATAAAGTGGTTGCTTTCGATTACGGCATCAAACGTAACATCTTACGTATGTTAGTTGACCGTGGTTGTGATGTGACTGTAGTACCTGCGCAAACTTCTGCTGCAGAAGTATTAGCGATGAATCCAGATGGGATATTCCTATCAAATGGCCCAGGGGATCCAGAGCCATGTGATTACGCTATTACTGCTATTCAAGAAATCCTAAAAACTGATATTCCAGTATTTGGTATTTGTCTTGGTCACCAGTTGCTAGCACTAGCATCAGGGGCTAAAACCTTGAAGATGAAGTTTGGTCATCATGGTGCAAACCATCCTGTGAGCGATATCGAAAAAGGTAATGTAATGATCACCAGCCAAAACCACGGTTTTGCTGCTGATGAAGCGACATTACCAGAGAACATTAAAGTAACACATAAGTCGTTATTTGATGGTTCACTGCAAGGTATTCACCTTACTGATAAGCCAGCGTTTAGTTTCCAAGGCCACCCTGAAGCGAGCCCTGGACCGACAGATGCGTCACCGCTGTTTGATCATTTCATTGAATTGATTGAGCAATTTCGTCAAAACGCTAAATAG
- a CDS encoding M48 family metallopeptidase yields MKKLALTLMIPVLLAGCATTKSPTGRSQVLLFDKNQMTEMGAQSFTAMKKEQKISNDKQKTTYVNCVANRITAVLPDQSLQWEVVLFDSEQVNAFALPGGHIGVYTGLLEVANDPDQLATVIGHEVAHVLARHGNEQVSRAQMTNTGMQLADVALGAGGVSNKDLYMAGLGLGTQVGILLPFGRDQESEADELGLELMAKAGFNPAMSVTLWQNMAKAGGEQGPELFSTHPSHSTRISDLKALQAKTAPLYESAKKQSLTQCKNG; encoded by the coding sequence ATGAAGAAATTAGCGCTGACATTAATGATCCCAGTGTTATTGGCAGGTTGTGCAACGACAAAGTCACCTACAGGCCGAAGCCAAGTGTTGTTATTTGATAAAAATCAAATGACTGAAATGGGGGCGCAATCATTTACTGCGATGAAGAAAGAACAAAAAATCAGTAATGATAAGCAAAAAACAACCTATGTGAACTGTGTAGCTAACCGCATTACAGCAGTACTACCAGATCAATCCTTACAGTGGGAAGTTGTGTTGTTTGATTCTGAGCAGGTGAATGCATTTGCACTGCCAGGTGGTCACATTGGGGTCTATACCGGCTTGTTAGAAGTGGCAAATGATCCTGACCAGCTTGCTACTGTTATTGGCCATGAAGTCGCGCATGTATTAGCAAGGCATGGTAACGAGCAAGTGTCACGGGCTCAAATGACCAACACTGGCATGCAACTGGCTGATGTGGCACTAGGCGCTGGCGGCGTTTCTAATAAAGATTTGTATATGGCAGGTTTAGGCCTTGGTACTCAGGTAGGGATTTTACTGCCTTTTGGCCGAGACCAAGAAAGTGAAGCTGATGAGTTAGGTTTAGAGTTAATGGCAAAAGCGGGTTTTAACCCTGCAATGAGCGTGACATTATGGCAAAACATGGCGAAAGCTGGCGGCGAACAAGGACCTGAGTTGTTCTCTACTCATCCATCGCATTCGACTCGTATTTCTGATTTAAAAGCGCTGCAGGCGAAGACAGCCCCTTTATATGAGTCTGCAAAAAAACAGTCACTGACACAATGTAAAAATGGCTAA
- the dapB gene encoding 4-hydroxy-tetrahydrodipicolinate reductase, with the protein MTAKVRIAVVGASGRMGRTLIEAAKQHEMIYLGAAVERTGSTLIGVDAGELAGVGTMNVAITDSLDIASEHFDVLIDFTSPESSLVHLDWCSKNNKAIVIGTTGFNHAQKEMINAFAELTPVVFAPNMSVGVNLTLKLLELTAKVMGDYTDIEITEGHHRYKKDAPSGTALKMGEVIADTLGRDLEECAVYGREGMTGERDRNTIGFSTIRAGDIVGDHTVMFADIGERVEITHKATSRMTFANGAMRAAYWLSDQDSGLYDMQQVLGLN; encoded by the coding sequence ATGACTGCAAAAGTAAGAATCGCTGTTGTTGGTGCCAGTGGCCGAATGGGTCGCACATTGATTGAAGCTGCTAAGCAACATGAAATGATTTATTTAGGTGCAGCTGTTGAGCGAACTGGTTCTACCCTTATTGGTGTAGATGCGGGTGAGCTTGCTGGCGTTGGCACTATGAATGTCGCGATTACAGATTCATTAGATATTGCATCAGAACACTTTGATGTATTAATTGATTTTACCTCTCCAGAATCGTCGCTTGTTCATCTTGATTGGTGTTCAAAAAATAATAAGGCGATTGTGATTGGTACAACAGGTTTTAATCATGCTCAAAAAGAGATGATTAATGCATTTGCTGAACTGACACCTGTTGTGTTTGCTCCTAATATGTCTGTTGGCGTTAACTTAACCCTAAAGCTATTAGAGTTGACTGCTAAAGTCATGGGCGATTACACAGATATTGAGATTACTGAAGGCCATCATCGTTACAAGAAAGATGCGCCATCTGGTACGGCATTAAAAATGGGTGAAGTGATTGCTGATACCCTCGGCCGAGATCTTGAAGAGTGCGCTGTTTATGGTCGTGAAGGTATGACGGGTGAACGAGATAGGAATACCATTGGCTTTTCTACTATACGTGCCGGTGATATTGTTGGCGATCATACCGTGATGTTTGCCGATATCGGTGAAAGAGTTGAAATAACTCACAAAGCGACCAGTCGAATGACATTTGCTAACGGTGCAATGCGTGCAGCCTATTGGTTATCCGATCAGGATTCAGGCTTATACGACATGCAGCAAGTGTTAGGACTCAATTAA
- a CDS encoding DEAD/DEAH box helicase — MSFSSFLLNPMLVGALPASVVKPTEVQRKAIPEVLNGRDVIALAQTGSGKTYAFGLPILHSINQNQSMGLSAVIIVPTRELAKQVADGLSQVSAVINVRVELVCGGEDIELQKERLSTNADVIVATPGRLLALVTQGVVQFDDLKYLVLDEADRLLEMGFIADIKALIAQMPKRQTLLFSATMPDELNVLTQQILSNKSVRVEADVVNTIVEDITQTIYHINKGSKAKAIIELIKHNDWAQVIVFVNAKDDADALCKKLLKAKINAASLHSNKEQAQRSQILEIFKAKQLTALVATDVLARGIHIEALPVVINFELPEQASVYVHRIGRTARAGLSGKAISFISHAEMQRLAAIRELTTQALPLSELEGYPVTDKQVDPNSTRPAKDKQANRRTAKKRSSRDFTKKRSTR; from the coding sequence TGCTAGTAGGTGCTTTGCCTGCTTCAGTCGTTAAACCAACTGAAGTACAAAGAAAAGCGATTCCCGAAGTGTTAAATGGACGAGATGTCATAGCGCTGGCACAAACCGGTAGCGGGAAGACCTATGCTTTTGGCTTACCCATTTTGCACAGTATTAATCAAAATCAGTCAATGGGGTTATCTGCCGTCATTATCGTGCCGACGAGGGAACTGGCTAAGCAAGTTGCTGATGGATTATCGCAAGTTTCAGCAGTGATAAATGTTCGGGTTGAGCTTGTATGTGGCGGAGAAGACATTGAACTGCAAAAAGAGCGTTTATCAACTAATGCCGATGTCATTGTGGCAACACCCGGTAGATTACTTGCCTTGGTCACGCAAGGTGTAGTGCAGTTTGATGATTTAAAGTATTTGGTTTTAGATGAAGCCGACCGACTTTTAGAAATGGGTTTTATCGCAGATATTAAGGCACTTATTGCTCAGATGCCAAAAAGGCAAACATTGTTATTTTCCGCAACCATGCCTGATGAATTAAATGTATTAACTCAGCAAATATTGAGCAATAAGTCAGTTCGTGTAGAGGCTGATGTGGTCAACACCATAGTTGAAGATATCACTCAAACGATTTATCACATCAATAAAGGCAGCAAAGCGAAAGCGATAATTGAACTGATTAAGCATAACGATTGGGCTCAGGTAATCGTGTTCGTAAATGCCAAAGACGATGCGGATGCCTTATGTAAAAAACTGCTAAAAGCGAAAATAAATGCTGCATCGTTACATAGTAACAAAGAGCAAGCTCAGCGCAGTCAGATCCTTGAAATATTCAAAGCCAAGCAATTAACTGCATTAGTCGCGACCGATGTATTAGCACGTGGGATCCATATTGAAGCATTACCGGTAGTGATTAACTTTGAATTACCTGAGCAGGCTTCAGTGTATGTTCATCGTATTGGCCGAACTGCTCGCGCTGGATTAAGTGGTAAAGCAATCTCGTTTATCAGCCATGCAGAAATGCAAAGGTTAGCAGCCATTAGGGAACTCACGACTCAGGCATTACCTCTGAGTGAGTTAGAAGGTTACCCTGTTACTGATAAACAGGTGGATCCCAATAGCACACGCCCTGCTAAAGATAAGCAGGCAAATAGACGAACGGCCAAAAAACGCAGCAGTCGTGACTTTACTAAAAAGCGTAGCACTCGCTGA
- the carB gene encoding carbamoyl-phosphate synthase large subunit, protein MPKRTDIKSILILGAGPIVIGQACEFDYSGAQACKALREEGYRVILVNSNPATIMTDPEMADATYIEPIHWEVVRNIIAKEKPDAILPTMGGQTALNCALQLEAEGVLKEFNVEMIGATADAIDKAEDRSRFDTAMKAIGLECPRAGIAHTMEEAHGVLEQVGFPCIIRPSFTMGGSGGGIAYNKEEFEDICSQGLELSPTSELLIDESLIGWKEYEMEVVRDRNDNCIIVCAIENFDAMGVHTGDSITVAPAQTLTDKEYQLMRNASLAVLREIGVETGGSNVQFGICPNTGRMVIIEMNPRVSRSSALASKATGFPIAKVAAKLAVGFTLDELMNDITGGRTPASFEPAIDYVVTKVPRFNFEKFAGANDRLTTQMKSVGEVMAIGRTFQESLQKALRGLEVGRNGFDSVIDITLPESMQQIRHELKEPGADRIWYIADAFRAGLSRDEIFRLTNVDHWFLVQIEDLIAQEAKVSEVGMSGLNQEFLLKLKRKGFADSRLAEILGVSETEVRKIRDSYGMHPVYKRVDTCAAEFATDTAYMYSTYEEECEAAPSTRDKIMILGGGPNRIGQGIEFDYCCVHAALALREDGYETIMVNCNPETVSTDYDTSDRLYFEPVTFEDVLEIVRIEKPKGVIVQYGGQTPLKLARALEAAGVPIIGTSPDSIDRAEDRERFQQAIQRLEMKQPENDTVTTVEGAVISAERIGYPLVVRPSYVLGGRAMEIVYDEQDLRRYFNEAVSVSNSSPVLLDRFLDNAIEIDIDAVCDGEIVVVGSIMEHIEQAGVHSGDSGCSLPPYSLSEDVQNRMREQVAKLAMELRVIGLMNVQFAVKDDEIYMIEVNPRAARTVPFVSKATGIPLAKIAARVMAGQSLASQNFTKEVIPPYFSVKEVVLPFNKFPGVDPMLGPEMRSTGEVMGVGDTFAEAYAKAQLGATSEVPKSGRALISVRNSDKARVAELAAKLISLGYEIDASHGTAVVLGEAGINPRLVNKVHEGRPHILDRIKNGEYTYIINTTEGRQAIEDSRQIRRGALRYKVNYTTTLNAAFATCMAHSADDRNNVSSVQELHERIAKN, encoded by the coding sequence ATGCCAAAACGTACTGATATTAAAAGTATTCTAATCCTAGGCGCTGGCCCAATCGTAATTGGTCAGGCATGTGAATTTGACTATTCTGGCGCGCAAGCCTGTAAAGCGCTGCGTGAAGAAGGGTACCGAGTTATTCTAGTTAACTCTAACCCTGCAACGATCATGACTGACCCTGAAATGGCTGATGCGACATACATCGAGCCGATTCATTGGGAAGTGGTTCGTAACATTATCGCTAAGGAAAAACCTGATGCGATTTTGCCTACCATGGGCGGTCAGACTGCGCTTAACTGTGCTCTTCAACTTGAAGCTGAAGGCGTACTAAAAGAATTTAACGTTGAAATGATTGGTGCAACAGCTGACGCAATTGATAAAGCTGAAGACCGTAGTCGTTTTGATACTGCAATGAAAGCCATTGGTCTTGAATGTCCACGTGCTGGTATTGCTCATACAATGGAAGAAGCTCATGGCGTTTTAGAGCAAGTAGGCTTCCCATGTATTATCCGTCCTTCTTTCACCATGGGTGGCAGTGGCGGTGGTATCGCATACAACAAAGAAGAGTTTGAAGACATTTGTTCTCAAGGTCTTGAGCTTTCGCCGACGAGCGAGTTATTGATTGATGAATCGCTCATTGGTTGGAAAGAGTATGAAATGGAAGTGGTTCGTGACCGCAACGATAACTGTATTATCGTATGTGCAATCGAGAACTTCGATGCAATGGGTGTACATACTGGTGATTCAATCACAGTTGCTCCTGCGCAAACATTAACAGATAAAGAATACCAATTAATGCGTAATGCTTCTTTAGCAGTACTGCGTGAAATTGGTGTGGAAACTGGTGGTTCTAACGTTCAGTTTGGTATTTGTCCAAATACAGGCCGTATGGTTATCATCGAGATGAACCCGCGTGTATCTCGTTCATCTGCATTAGCATCTAAAGCAACGGGGTTCCCAATTGCTAAAGTGGCTGCAAAACTGGCTGTTGGCTTTACTCTAGATGAGCTAATGAATGATATTACTGGTGGTCGAACTCCAGCATCATTCGAGCCTGCTATTGACTACGTTGTGACTAAAGTTCCTCGCTTCAACTTCGAGAAATTTGCTGGTGCCAATGATCGTCTGACGACTCAAATGAAGTCAGTAGGTGAAGTAATGGCGATTGGCCGTACTTTCCAAGAGTCACTGCAAAAAGCATTACGTGGCTTAGAAGTCGGTCGTAATGGTTTTGATTCTGTTATCGACATTACGCTTCCAGAAAGCATGCAGCAAATTCGTCATGAATTAAAAGAGCCGGGTGCTGATCGTATTTGGTACATCGCTGATGCATTCCGTGCAGGTCTTAGCCGTGATGAAATTTTCAGACTGACAAACGTTGACCATTGGTTCTTAGTTCAAATTGAAGATCTCATTGCTCAAGAAGCTAAAGTTTCAGAAGTAGGGATGTCTGGTCTAAATCAAGAATTCTTACTTAAGCTTAAACGTAAAGGTTTTGCTGATTCACGTTTAGCTGAAATCTTAGGTGTAAGCGAAACCGAAGTTCGTAAGATCCGTGATAGCTATGGTATGCACCCTGTTTACAAGCGTGTTGATACTTGTGCTGCAGAATTTGCGACTGATACGGCTTACATGTATTCAACTTACGAAGAAGAATGTGAAGCTGCGCCATCAACGCGCGATAAAATCATGATTCTTGGTGGTGGTCCTAACCGTATTGGTCAAGGTATTGAGTTTGATTACTGTTGTGTACACGCGGCACTAGCATTGCGTGAAGACGGTTACGAGACCATTATGGTTAACTGTAACCCTGAAACAGTTTCAACTGATTACGATACATCTGACCGTTTATACTTTGAGCCTGTTACGTTTGAAGACGTACTTGAGATTGTTCGTATTGAAAAGCCAAAAGGCGTTATCGTTCAATATGGTGGTCAAACTCCACTTAAACTTGCTCGCGCTCTTGAAGCTGCTGGCGTACCTATTATTGGTACTAGCCCAGACTCTATCGACCGCGCAGAAGACAGAGAACGCTTCCAACAAGCGATTCAACGTCTTGAAATGAAGCAACCTGAAAATGATACTGTTACGACAGTAGAAGGTGCGGTTATTTCAGCTGAGCGTATCGGTTATCCGTTAGTTGTTCGTCCATCATATGTACTAGGTGGCCGCGCAATGGAAATCGTTTATGACGAGCAAGACTTACGTCGTTACTTTAACGAAGCTGTTAGCGTATCTAACTCATCTCCAGTATTGCTTGATCGCTTCTTAGATAATGCGATTGAAATTGATATTGATGCAGTTTGTGATGGCGAAATTGTGGTTGTAGGTTCTATCATGGAACACATTGAACAAGCGGGTGTTCACTCAGGTGACTCAGGTTGTTCATTGCCACCTTACAGTTTAAGCGAAGACGTACAAAACCGTATGCGTGAGCAAGTTGCTAAATTAGCAATGGAATTACGTGTAATTGGTTTGATGAACGTTCAGTTTGCGGTTAAAGATGACGAAATCTACATGATTGAAGTTAACCCGCGTGCTGCTCGTACTGTCCCGTTTGTGTCTAAAGCGACTGGTATTCCATTAGCGAAGATTGCAGCTCGTGTTATGGCAGGTCAAAGCTTAGCATCACAGAACTTTACTAAAGAAGTTATCCCTCCTTATTTCTCAGTGAAAGAAGTGGTATTGCCATTTAACAAGTTCCCAGGTGTTGACCCAATGCTTGGCCCTGAAATGCGCTCAACAGGTGAAGTAATGGGTGTGGGTGACACATTCGCTGAAGCCTACGCTAAAGCGCAACTTGGTGCTACCTCAGAAGTTCCTAAGTCAGGTCGTGCATTAATCTCAGTACGTAACAGTGATAAAGCACGTGTAGCTGAACTGGCTGCTAAGCTAATTTCACTAGGTTATGAAATCGATGCTAGTCATGGTACCGCAGTAGTACTTGGCGAAGCGGGTATTAACCCTCGCCTAGTGAACAAGGTACATGAAGGTCGTCCGCATATTCTCGACCGTATTAAAAATGGTGAATACACTTACATCATTAATACGACAGAAGGGCGTCAAGCGATTGAAGATTCACGTCAAATTCGTCGTGGAGCACTTCGTTACAAAGTGAATTACACGACAACATTGAATGCAGCTTTCGCAACGTGTATGGCACATTCAGCTGACGACAGAAATAATGTGAGTTCAGTTCAAGAATTACATGAAAGAATCGCAAAAAATTAA
- a CDS encoding FKBP-type peptidyl-prolyl cis-trans isomerase: protein MSEFNTMEQQASYGVGRQMGEQLAANSFEGIDIPAVQAGLADAFAGKESAVAMEDLQVAFTEISRRLQAAQEEAAAAASAEGENFLAENAKREGITVTDSGLQYEVIAQGEGEKPTLDSTIRAHYHGTFINGEVFDSSVARGEPAEFPVSGVIAGWTEALQLMPVGTKLKLFVPQHLAYGERGAGASIPPFSALVFEVELLEIV, encoded by the coding sequence ATGTCAGAGTTCAACACAATGGAACAGCAAGCAAGTTACGGTGTAGGTCGTCAAATGGGTGAGCAACTAGCTGCTAACTCTTTCGAAGGTATCGATATCCCTGCAGTACAAGCTGGTCTAGCGGATGCGTTTGCAGGTAAAGAAAGCGCTGTTGCAATGGAAGACTTACAAGTGGCTTTCACTGAAATCAGCCGTCGTTTACAAGCTGCTCAAGAAGAAGCTGCTGCAGCAGCTTCTGCTGAAGGCGAAAACTTCTTAGCTGAAAATGCTAAGCGTGAAGGTATTACAGTTACTGATTCTGGTCTTCAATACGAAGTTATTGCACAAGGCGAAGGCGAAAAGCCAACACTTGATTCAACTATTCGTGCTCACTACCACGGTACTTTCATCAACGGTGAAGTATTCGATAGCTCTGTAGCTCGTGGCGAGCCGGCTGAATTCCCTGTTTCTGGTGTTATCGCTGGTTGGACTGAAGCATTACAACTAATGCCAGTTGGTACTAAGCTTAAATTATTCGTTCCACAACACTTAGCTTATGGCGAACGTGGTGCTGGTGCTTCAATCCCGCCATTCTCGGCGTTAGTGTTTGAAGTAGAATTATTAGAAATCGTTTAA